A genomic region of Dactylococcopsis salina PCC 8305 contains the following coding sequences:
- a CDS encoding DUF760 domain-containing protein, whose product MMNQSQPHQNSEFFENGGEGKNHLWHYVQSLNPEVVEQLSHPHSQEVFQVMERNIVGLLGGLPSDQFNVSISTSREHLGRLLASAMMSGYFLRNAEQRMNFEKSLQAAEHSSSQSDSNESQ is encoded by the coding sequence ATGATGAATCAAAGCCAACCGCATCAAAATTCCGAATTTTTTGAAAATGGCGGAGAAGGGAAAAATCATCTCTGGCATTATGTCCAATCTCTAAACCCTGAAGTAGTGGAACAATTGTCCCATCCTCACTCCCAAGAGGTGTTTCAGGTGATGGAACGTAATATTGTTGGGCTTTTGGGTGGACTGCCTTCAGACCAGTTTAATGTTAGCATTAGCACCAGTCGGGAACATTTGGGACGATTATTAGCTTCGGCGATGATGAGTGGCTATTTTCTCCGTAATGCTGAACAACGGATGAATTTTGAAAAATCTTTACAAGCGGCGGAACATAGTTCATCTCAAAGTGACAGCAATGAGTCTCAATAA
- the mutY gene encoding A/G-specific adenine glycosylase, with the protein MWQGWEVETWDRSLREWYQRHGRALPWRKTTDPYAIWVSEIMLQQTQVKTVIPYYYRWLERFPDIPTLANSPLQLVLKQWEGLGYYARARNLHRAAQKVVEDYQGVFPDRFSDVLSLPGIGRTTAGGILSAAFNQPISILDGNVKRVLARLVGLKTPPKKAINQLWELSDRLLDRDHPREYNQALMDLGATICTPKQPSCLLCPWRDFCYAFQSNLQTQIPMREPSTPLPHKQIGVAVIWNDQGEVLIDRRLEEGLLGGLWEFPGGKIEANETIPDCIKREIKEELGISIEVGDHLITLNHAYTHFRVTLNVYHCRYLAGEPQPIECEEIRWVKPEQLSQFPFPKANTKIIDAILNQFNSIV; encoded by the coding sequence ATGTGGCAAGGATGGGAAGTCGAAACTTGGGATCGATCGCTGCGAGAATGGTATCAGCGTCACGGTCGCGCTCTGCCTTGGCGCAAGACAACTGATCCTTATGCGATTTGGGTTTCGGAAATTATGTTACAGCAAACCCAGGTCAAAACGGTAATTCCCTATTATTATCGTTGGTTAGAGAGGTTTCCCGATATCCCAACGTTAGCAAATAGTCCGCTACAATTGGTTTTGAAACAGTGGGAAGGTTTGGGTTATTATGCAAGGGCGAGAAACCTCCATCGGGCGGCGCAAAAGGTGGTTGAGGATTATCAGGGGGTGTTTCCCGATCGATTTTCCGATGTTCTCAGTTTACCAGGGATTGGACGCACTACCGCAGGAGGAATTCTCAGCGCGGCTTTTAATCAGCCGATTTCGATTCTGGATGGTAATGTTAAGCGAGTTTTAGCGCGGTTGGTGGGGTTAAAAACACCGCCGAAAAAAGCAATTAATCAACTTTGGGAACTTTCCGATCGACTGCTCGATCGAGATCATCCTAGAGAGTATAATCAAGCATTGATGGATTTAGGTGCGACAATTTGCACTCCGAAACAACCCAGTTGTTTACTATGTCCTTGGCGCGATTTCTGTTATGCTTTCCAATCTAACTTACAAACTCAAATTCCTATGCGTGAACCTTCGACTCCCCTTCCCCATAAACAAATCGGTGTTGCTGTGATCTGGAATGATCAAGGAGAAGTTTTAATTGATCGTCGTCTCGAAGAAGGATTATTAGGCGGATTGTGGGAATTTCCAGGGGGAAAAATTGAAGCCAACGAGACAATTCCAGATTGTATTAAACGAGAAATTAAAGAGGAATTGGGGATTTCGATCGAGGTGGGAGATCATTTAATCACTCTTAATCATGCTTACACTCATTTCCGAGTGACGTTAAATGTGTATCATTGTCGTTATTTGGCGGGAGAACCGCAACCGATCGAATGTGAGGAAATCCGTTGGGTAAAACCAGAACAATTATCGCAGTTTCCGTTTCCCAAAGCAAACACTAAAATTATTGATGCAATTTTAAACCAATTTAATTCTATAGTCTGA
- a CDS encoding mechanosensitive ion channel family protein translates to MIRQLQQNLENFLQLEILNNLVAEYLLALVTFIIGIIVINLILKKVIIKRLKKWLLNSKLNFDNRFLKVVQKALIPLLYLGVIYISVRNLELHPILNQSIDVLGLIISTFIGIRFVGNTIEYLLSVYWLKGEDDETRQQSVAILSPALRIIIWTIGFIFLLGNLGFDISALVASLGIGGIAIALAAQGVFQELFSYFSILLDRPVQIGDFIIVGDLIGTVEQIGIKTTRLRSLSGEEIILSNSDLTSSRIRNYKRMQERRIVFSIGVTYETTLEQLQSIPKSIQDIINQTEKTRFDRCHFHSYGDFSLNFETVYYMTTPDYTAYMDAQQKINFAIKKCFETNGIEMAYPTEVLYVNNLDKTAD, encoded by the coding sequence ATGATCCGTCAACTTCAACAAAATTTAGAAAACTTTTTACAGTTAGAAATTCTCAATAACTTAGTTGCTGAATATTTACTCGCTTTAGTTACTTTTATTATTGGCATCATTGTTATTAATTTAATTCTAAAAAAGGTAATTATTAAACGTCTCAAGAAATGGTTACTTAATTCTAAACTTAATTTTGATAATCGGTTTCTTAAAGTTGTCCAAAAAGCACTGATTCCTTTACTATATTTGGGAGTAATTTATATTAGTGTTCGCAACTTAGAATTACATCCCATTCTTAATCAGTCAATTGATGTTTTAGGCTTGATTATATCAACTTTTATCGGGATTCGTTTCGTCGGTAATACGATCGAGTATCTTTTATCGGTTTATTGGTTAAAAGGAGAAGATGACGAAACACGACAACAAAGCGTTGCTATCCTTTCCCCAGCACTAAGAATTATTATTTGGACAATTGGCTTCATTTTCTTATTAGGAAATTTAGGCTTTGATATTTCTGCTTTAGTGGCTAGTTTGGGAATTGGCGGAATTGCTATTGCTTTAGCAGCGCAAGGTGTGTTTCAAGAATTATTTAGTTATTTTTCTATTTTGCTCGATCGACCCGTTCAAATTGGAGACTTTATTATTGTCGGTGATTTAATTGGTACAGTAGAACAAATTGGCATCAAAACGACTCGTTTACGCAGTTTAAGTGGTGAAGAAATTATACTATCTAATAGCGACTTAACCAGTTCTCGGATTCGCAATTATAAACGAATGCAAGAACGGAGAATTGTCTTTAGTATTGGGGTAACTTATGAGACAACATTAGAACAATTACAAAGCATTCCTAAATCCATTCAAGATATTATTAATCAGACGGAAAAAACCCGCTTCGATCGATGCCATTTTCACTCTTACGGTGATTTTAGTCTTAACTTTGAAACGGTTTATTACATGACAACCCCCGACTATACTGCTTATATGGATGCTCAACAAAAAATCAACTTTGCGATTAAAAAGTGTTTTGAAACTAACGGCATTGAAATGGCGTATCCCACGGAAGTTTTGTATGTCAATAATCTCGACAAAACAGCAGATTAA
- a CDS encoding tetratricopeptide repeat protein, giving the protein MSSQGIIHSKKTLKLTRNNIRSDSEIMFEEIVSAIEQQDYTTAKQLITNHQHQFPDHPWLIFYTARVKEAEGERETAQKTYQSLLRECSNRKLLSQARERLLQLKTSQQQQQEEKITQALAQPGGKEIAVFILSAIPSENKKSAAQTLANTFQLDPYNARLQLPSRGWRLFRVGAMGELLYYSKILQQADIPCFCTALSSLDTLNVFQVQYFKSEGDQVTARCSTSNGQEGSITFNWSEVKAKVQGRVPIFEQVVTTDARRKLKRKSGTLDYVQFYDLHLPERSTVLRLCDQKYQFQQSFSLSENIQKGETLRRNWLELLNYLEEKIPDVNCWDDFTPFGEGAIEFPQMLRRISSHINLKRRYDTSWDAAFHLYSGLVFFVN; this is encoded by the coding sequence TTGTCTTCGCAAGGAATAATACACAGCAAAAAAACGCTAAAATTAACAAGAAATAATATTCGATCGGATTCGGAGATCATGTTTGAGGAGATTGTCAGCGCGATCGAGCAACAAGACTATACAACCGCGAAGCAACTAATCACCAACCACCAACACCAATTCCCTGATCACCCTTGGCTCATTTTTTATACCGCACGAGTGAAGGAAGCGGAGGGGGAACGAGAAACGGCTCAAAAAACCTATCAATCCCTCTTAAGAGAGTGTAGCAATCGTAAACTACTTTCTCAAGCGCGAGAGCGGCTTCTTCAGCTTAAAACTTCCCAACAGCAACAACAGGAGGAAAAAATCACCCAGGCTTTAGCACAACCTGGGGGAAAAGAGATTGCGGTGTTCATTTTGTCTGCGATTCCTTCTGAAAACAAAAAATCTGCCGCGCAAACTCTCGCTAACACCTTTCAACTTGATCCCTACAATGCTCGTTTACAGCTTCCCAGTCGCGGCTGGCGGCTGTTTCGCGTTGGTGCAATGGGAGAATTATTGTATTATAGTAAAATCCTGCAACAAGCTGATATTCCCTGTTTCTGTACGGCTCTCAGTTCTTTGGATACCCTCAATGTGTTTCAGGTGCAATATTTTAAGAGTGAAGGGGATCAGGTGACGGCTCGTTGTTCCACCAGTAATGGACAGGAAGGAAGCATAACATTTAATTGGTCAGAAGTCAAGGCAAAAGTCCAAGGGCGAGTTCCCATTTTTGAACAGGTGGTAACAACCGATGCGAGACGAAAATTAAAGCGGAAATCGGGAACATTAGATTATGTTCAATTTTACGATTTACATCTCCCCGAACGATCGACGGTTTTAAGACTTTGTGATCAAAAGTATCAGTTTCAACAGAGTTTTTCCTTGAGTGAAAACATCCAAAAAGGGGAAACTTTACGCCGCAATTGGTTAGAGCTGTTAAATTATTTAGAGGAAAAAATACCTGATGTTAATTGTTGGGATGATTTTACTCCGTTTGGAGAAGGCGCGATCGAGTTTCCGCAAATGTTACGTCGAATTTCTTCTCATATTAACTTGAAACGTCGTTATGATACATCTTGGGATGCTGCGTTTCACCTCTATAGTGGTTTGGTGTTTTTCGTTAATTAA
- the proX gene encoding glycine betaine/L-proline ABC transporter substrate-binding protein ProX has protein sequence MRRQFPILLFLALTTVFTIIGLHSCDNNDSNLAEKSVKITPAYVSLEERFQTEIVNIGLEKLGYKIGKMRELEPALMHTDLAAGGIDYTAAHWQQLGREFYLNSGGDEKLEKVGVIVDNAVQGYLIDRATAEKYDITNLKQLENPDIAKLFDTNNNGKANLVGCNAGWGCETIINHHLETYNLEKIVEHESGKYFALMADAIARYKQNEPILYYTWTPLWTSSVLVPEEDVKWLEVPYTSLPDSNSNRSNPDTTYKGKNLGFVTDQIMILANENFANSHPTAVEFMSKVSIPIKDVSAENQLIRQGEDSVNDIRRHAEKWIENHQQTFQKWLNL, from the coding sequence TTGCGAAGACAATTTCCGATTTTACTTTTCTTAGCCTTAACCACTGTTTTTACCATTATTGGTTTACATAGCTGTGACAATAATGACAGTAATTTAGCAGAGAAAAGCGTAAAAATTACGCCTGCTTATGTTTCTTTAGAAGAGCGTTTTCAAACCGAAATTGTCAACATTGGTTTAGAAAAACTCGGCTATAAAATTGGCAAAATGAGAGAATTAGAACCCGCATTAATGCACACTGATCTCGCGGCGGGTGGTATTGATTATACCGCAGCCCATTGGCAACAATTAGGACGTGAATTTTATCTCAATAGTGGTGGGGATGAGAAGCTAGAAAAAGTTGGAGTGATTGTTGATAACGCGGTTCAAGGTTATTTGATCGATCGAGCAACGGCGGAAAAATACGATATCACCAATTTAAAACAATTGGAAAATCCAGACATAGCAAAACTGTTTGATACCAATAACAATGGCAAAGCAAATCTTGTGGGATGTAATGCAGGATGGGGATGTGAAACCATTATTAATCATCATCTAGAAACCTACAATTTAGAAAAAATAGTTGAACATGAAAGTGGGAAATACTTTGCTTTAATGGCAGATGCGATCGCGCGGTATAAACAAAATGAACCAATTTTATATTACACTTGGACTCCCCTTTGGACAAGCAGCGTTTTAGTGCCTGAAGAAGATGTTAAATGGTTAGAAGTGCCTTATACTTCCCTCCCCGATTCTAACAGCAACCGCAGTAATCCTGATACCACTTACAAGGGAAAAAACTTAGGTTTTGTTACCGATCAAATTATGATTTTAGCTAACGAAAACTTTGCTAACTCTCATCCCACTGCTGTAGAATTTATGTCAAAGGTTAGCATCCCGATCAAAGATGTTAGCGCAGAAAATCAACTGATTCGACAAGGAGAAGATAGTGTTAATGATATTCGTCGTCATGCGGAAAAGTGGATAGAAAACCATCAACAAACCTTTCAAAAATGGTTAAATCTGTAA
- a CDS encoding 16S rRNA (uracil(1498)-N(3))-methyltransferase, which translates to MQHQRFVIQTEQKQGNVIDLSADQAHYLRRVLRLTVGDRAIAITGKGTAWVVQLTATQAEVIAPIEINTELPVSVTLLVSLPKQGIDEIVRCCTEIGVTTIVPVLSERTLLKPSANKLTRWQRIAQEAAEQSERSIVPTIVSPMSLTEALTDYCQGQQHRYFCTARENVPLFASILPSQLTINDSLVVATGCEGGWTEEEIKQAQKAQFQLVSLGRRILRAVTAPITVMSLVAGVSETM; encoded by the coding sequence GTGCAGCATCAACGTTTTGTTATTCAAACTGAACAGAAACAGGGAAATGTTATTGATTTGAGTGCAGATCAAGCGCATTATTTACGGCGGGTGTTACGATTGACAGTGGGAGATCGAGCGATCGCAATTACGGGAAAAGGCACAGCTTGGGTTGTACAGTTAACAGCAACTCAAGCAGAAGTTATCGCACCTATAGAGATTAACACCGAACTCCCTGTTAGTGTAACCTTGTTGGTTTCCTTACCCAAGCAAGGAATTGATGAAATTGTCCGTTGTTGTACAGAAATCGGGGTGACAACAATTGTTCCAGTATTGAGTGAGCGCACTTTGCTTAAACCCAGTGCTAATAAGTTAACCCGTTGGCAGCGCATCGCACAAGAAGCGGCGGAACAATCAGAACGATCGATCGTCCCTACCATTGTGTCGCCCATGTCTCTCACAGAAGCACTGACGGATTATTGCCAAGGACAACAGCACCGTTATTTTTGCACGGCACGGGAAAATGTTCCATTATTTGCGTCAATTTTACCCTCACAACTGACGATTAATGATTCTTTGGTAGTAGCGACTGGCTGTGAGGGCGGATGGACAGAAGAAGAAATTAAACAGGCACAGAAGGCACAATTTCAACTGGTATCATTGGGGAGGAGAATTTTACGCGCTGTTACCGCACCAATTACAGTAATGAGTTTAGTTGCTGGAGTTTCGGAAACGATGTAG